In Candidatus Defluviilinea proxima, a single genomic region encodes these proteins:
- a CDS encoding mannose-1-phosphate guanylyltransferase, whose protein sequence is MTEHTYAVIMAGGGGTRLWPVSRKESPKQLLPLLGKETMFQSTVARLEKLFPPERILVVTVEEQAREMREQVPSIPNENYLIEPAPRGTASVVALAAAVLKKRDPQAVMAIQTADHHIRNQDLFQYLLRTAFDVADKEYLVTLGITPTFPSIGYGYIQQGEALDGDYKYPVYAVKRFVEKPDEATAQILLRSGDHSWNSGMFVWRVDNILAEIERQMPELFAAVNEIASAWETPQKESVIQKLWYDLKPQTVDYGIMEQAERVAVLPAGGLGWSDVGSWDSLFEVLFPDMNGNVVTNAQHLGVDTHNTLVYSIDDRRLIVTIGMDDVVVVDAGDVLMVCKTDQSQKVRDIVEHLKKHNQDKFL, encoded by the coding sequence ATGACTGAACATACATACGCTGTCATCATGGCTGGAGGCGGGGGGACTCGTCTTTGGCCCGTTTCAAGAAAAGAATCCCCAAAACAATTGTTGCCTCTCTTGGGAAAGGAGACCATGTTCCAAAGCACGGTGGCGCGACTGGAGAAGCTGTTTCCGCCTGAACGCATTCTTGTTGTGACTGTTGAAGAACAGGCGCGTGAGATGCGGGAACAGGTGCCTTCCATCCCCAATGAGAACTATTTAATTGAACCTGCGCCGCGTGGTACGGCATCTGTGGTAGCATTGGCGGCTGCTGTCCTTAAGAAACGCGATCCGCAGGCAGTGATGGCGATACAAACGGCTGACCATCACATTCGCAATCAGGATCTGTTCCAATATCTGCTTCGTACTGCGTTCGATGTGGCAGATAAAGAATATCTGGTAACACTTGGCATTACGCCAACGTTCCCCTCGATTGGATATGGATACATTCAGCAAGGCGAAGCTCTGGATGGTGATTACAAATATCCGGTATATGCGGTCAAACGATTTGTTGAAAAACCTGATGAGGCTACAGCACAGATATTGCTTCGGAGCGGCGACCATTCATGGAATAGCGGCATGTTCGTCTGGCGCGTGGACAACATCCTTGCAGAGATCGAGCGGCAGATGCCCGAATTGTTTGCCGCTGTGAACGAGATCGCATCTGCATGGGAAACGCCACAGAAAGAAAGCGTCATCCAAAAACTTTGGTATGATTTGAAACCTCAAACCGTGGATTACGGCATCATGGAGCAAGCAGAACGAGTGGCTGTGTTGCCCGCTGGCGGTTTGGGTTGGAGTGATGTCGGTTCGTGGGATTCACTTTTTGAAGTCCTATTCCCAGATATGAACGGGAATGTAGTAACCAATGCCCAGCATCTTGGAGTTGATACACATAATACGCTTGTCTATAGTATCGATGATCGGCGACTTATTGTTACCATCGGCATGGATGATGTGGTGGTCGTGGATGCAGGTGATGTGTTGATGGTCTGCAAGACGGATCAGTCGCAAAAAGTGCGCGACATTGTTGAACATTTGAAGAAACATAATCAGGATAAATTTTTGTAG
- the topA gene encoding type I DNA topoisomerase: MTDPVAGFNAKVSPVTIGVCSVCGTKLYRMGRTDAHEGLIPPPKPEKQVKVVKREGKLVIVESPAKAKTVGRYLGKGYTVRASVGHVRDLLKSQLSVDVENNFTPKYRVPNEKKEVVKEIKKLAQKAEEVYLATDPDREGESISWHLLESAEIEPERAKRVVFHEITEPAIKEAFNHPRQINMDLVDAQQARRILDRLVGYSISPILWEKVRGRLSAGRVQSVALRLIVEREREIEEFVPVEYWSIHGEFKPEGLKSNFIAKLAKIDEKDPELSNEETVKPILVDMETAAYSVTKVKRGERRRKPSAPFTTSTLQQEASRKLGFTARRTMALAQGLYEGQDVGNGGTTGLITYMRTDSTNVSTIAQQEAREYVGGKYGQDFLPPEPPQYTKKTANAQEAHEAVRPTSVMRTPEQVQEYLDPAMFKLYRLIWQRFVASQMEAAVYDTLQVEVTGKTNEHEYLLRASGSAIKFIGFLVVYEEAKNEDVKTEEDEENVKIPAGIAEGQKQELVRLIPEQHFTQPPPRYSEASLVQALEEDGIGRPSTYAPTISTIQARGYVLREEKRLMPTDIGIQVNDLMVQYFSDIVDFQFTARMEEDLDMIANGQAEWTEVIHSFYHPFAEDLKKAQAEMPVTKSEPEKIGRICPEDGGELVIRYGRFGKFISCANFPTCRYTEPWLEKIGIQCPKDHGELVERKTRKGRTFYGCENYPNCDFTSWKRPIKQPCPKCNGLLVYANKREAQCTNCQETFLLESIVPEMAE; the protein is encoded by the coding sequence ATGACAGATCCCGTTGCGGGTTTTAACGCAAAGGTATCTCCTGTCACGATTGGTGTGTGCTCTGTTTGCGGAACAAAACTTTATCGGATGGGCCGTACAGATGCACATGAGGGTTTGATCCCACCACCAAAGCCTGAAAAGCAGGTGAAGGTGGTGAAACGCGAAGGTAAACTTGTGATCGTTGAGTCTCCGGCAAAAGCGAAGACTGTTGGTCGCTATCTCGGCAAAGGGTATACCGTCCGCGCTTCGGTGGGGCATGTGCGCGATCTGTTGAAATCTCAATTATCTGTGGACGTGGAAAACAATTTCACGCCCAAGTATCGTGTTCCGAATGAAAAGAAGGAAGTAGTCAAAGAGATCAAGAAACTCGCGCAAAAGGCGGAAGAAGTCTATCTCGCGACCGATCCTGACCGCGAAGGTGAGTCGATCTCCTGGCATCTTTTGGAATCGGCCGAGATCGAACCGGAGCGCGCCAAACGTGTGGTGTTCCATGAGATCACGGAGCCAGCCATCAAGGAAGCCTTCAATCATCCGCGCCAGATCAACATGGATCTGGTGGATGCACAACAAGCGCGCCGCATTCTGGACCGTTTGGTTGGATACAGCATCAGCCCGATCCTGTGGGAGAAGGTGCGCGGACGGCTGTCAGCGGGCAGAGTTCAATCAGTGGCTCTCAGGCTGATCGTTGAGAGAGAACGTGAGATCGAAGAGTTTGTGCCAGTTGAGTATTGGTCCATTCATGGCGAGTTTAAGCCTGAAGGGTTGAAGTCCAATTTCATTGCGAAGTTGGCAAAGATCGACGAGAAAGATCCCGAGCTTTCCAATGAAGAAACAGTTAAACCGATCCTTGTAGATATGGAAACTGCTGCGTACTCGGTGACGAAGGTCAAGCGCGGCGAACGTCGACGTAAACCTTCTGCGCCATTTACAACATCGACTTTGCAACAAGAGGCTTCTCGTAAACTTGGCTTTACTGCGCGCCGCACGATGGCGCTTGCACAAGGACTATATGAAGGTCAGGATGTTGGCAATGGCGGTACGACGGGTTTAATTACCTACATGCGTACGGACTCAACCAATGTGTCTACGATCGCGCAACAGGAAGCTCGCGAATATGTCGGTGGCAAGTATGGACAGGATTTCTTGCCGCCCGAGCCGCCGCAATATACAAAGAAAACTGCTAATGCGCAGGAAGCGCATGAGGCAGTCCGCCCTACGTCTGTGATGCGGACGCCGGAGCAGGTGCAGGAATATCTCGACCCTGCGATGTTCAAGTTGTATCGTTTGATCTGGCAAAGATTTGTCGCTTCGCAGATGGAAGCGGCTGTGTACGATACCTTGCAAGTGGAAGTGACCGGCAAGACAAATGAGCACGAATATCTTCTCCGCGCTTCAGGGTCGGCTATAAAGTTTATCGGTTTCCTGGTTGTGTATGAAGAAGCAAAGAATGAAGATGTAAAGACGGAAGAAGACGAAGAGAATGTGAAAATCCCGGCTGGTATTGCCGAGGGACAAAAACAGGAACTCGTTCGTTTGATTCCTGAACAGCATTTCACGCAACCGCCGCCACGTTACTCAGAAGCTTCGCTGGTGCAAGCTTTGGAAGAAGATGGCATTGGACGTCCGTCCACGTATGCGCCGACGATCTCGACCATTCAGGCGCGTGGATATGTTCTGCGCGAAGAAAAGCGCCTCATGCCAACGGACATTGGCATTCAGGTCAATGACTTGATGGTGCAATATTTCTCAGACATCGTGGACTTCCAATTTACCGCCCGCATGGAAGAAGATTTGGATATGATCGCGAACGGTCAGGCGGAATGGACGGAAGTGATCCACTCGTTCTACCATCCGTTTGCAGAAGACTTGAAAAAGGCGCAGGCAGAAATGCCCGTCACGAAGAGCGAGCCCGAGAAAATAGGACGTATCTGTCCCGAAGATGGAGGCGAGCTTGTCATCCGTTATGGACGGTTTGGGAAATTTATCTCGTGTGCAAACTTCCCAACCTGCCGTTATACGGAACCGTGGCTTGAGAAGATCGGTATTCAATGCCCGAAAGATCATGGCGAACTTGTGGAAAGAAAAACACGCAAGGGACGCACATTCTACGGGTGTGAGAATTACCCCAATTGTGACTTCACGTCCTGGAAACGCCCGATCAAACAGCCTTGCCCGAAGTGTAACGGTTTGCTTGTGTATGCCAATAAACGGGAAGCGCAATGCACGAATTGTCAGGAGACCTTCCTGCTCGAATCGATCGTCCCTGAAATGGCAGAGTAA
- the greA gene encoding transcription elongation factor GreA yields the protein MSQQQYLTPEGEEKLKAELKELTGPRREELSQRLRSAIQMGDLSENADYHKAKEDQAFLEGRIQEIEAILRSATIIEKKYSDMVTVGSQVTIQEDNYDPETYSVVGASEADPRKGKISNESPFGKALLDHKVGDIVEAETPGGKVKIKILKIE from the coding sequence CACCGGAAGGGGAAGAAAAACTGAAGGCGGAACTAAAAGAGCTCACCGGCCCCCGCCGTGAAGAACTGTCGCAACGCCTGCGCTCCGCCATTCAAATGGGCGATCTTTCAGAAAATGCCGATTACCACAAGGCCAAAGAAGATCAGGCCTTTTTAGAAGGCCGTATTCAAGAAATTGAAGCTATCCTGCGCTCTGCCACCATTATTGAGAAAAAATACAGCGACATGGTGACTGTCGGCTCACAGGTGACCATTCAAGAGGATAACTACGACCCCGAGACGTATTCTGTCGTGGGAGCCAGTGAAGCTGACCCACGCAAAGGCAAAATATCCAACGAGTCTCCATTTGGCAAAGCCCTGCTCGACCATAAAGTTGGAGATATAGTGGAAGCCGAAACGCCGGGCGGCAAAGTCAAGATCAAGATCCTGAAGATCGAGTAA